The Thiomicrorhabdus lithotrophica DNA segment TGCTTCACCTAACAATAGCATTAAGGATGGACGTATAAAAGCTTGGCTGCGCTCATCCTTCGCTTAGTATAGCCAAGCTTTTATTCGCCACTTATGCGGGCGTTAGGGCCAATATAAATTAGAAGTGCTCACACTGAATCTAATTAGTCTGCTTTAGGTTGTTGAATAATCTGTTAACGGTATTAATTCATAAGTTAACGAGTAGTTAAATTGCAAAAATATGACCATTATTGGCAATTATTTCAATATTGAACTAGAATTCACCATTATCTAAATAATCTCATTACACATAACAAAGAGTATATACATGGCCAAAGGCATTATTAAACGTTTTGACTTCCGAAAAGGTTTCGGGTTTATTGTTGACGATAAAACTGGTGAAGACCTGTTTTTTCACAAAACTGCATGGCAGGGCGATGGGCCTATTCGCCAGGGTTTAGCGGTTAAGTTTGTAAACAAAGATTCAGAAAAAGGCCCTCAGGCTGATTCTGTTATTCCTTTAGACGGTGGCAAAACTCGTAAGAAAAAGCCTGCAGCAAAACCAGCTTCATTAGAAGAGCGTGTAGCGTCTTTAGAAAGCTCTGTCGTTACCTGGAAAACTTTAACCTTATTATCTCTTGTTGGGGTTATTACTCTAGCGGTTTTAACTGTTTTTTAAACTCTTATCTACCGAGATAACAAGTAGAAAAACGGGGTGAAATCCATTAGTTTGGATACTTTATCGATAATGGATTTTGATTTAAATCGGTAAAGTATTGCTCCTTCAGGGAAGTTAGATACACTAGTTCTTTTCAAACGCTCATTCTATTTTACACTTAGTCGTTTCTTATCGCCTTTTGCGGAGATCTGCTAAGCTTCCATTTCTAAAATTATTCAATTCGTAACTTAATTAAAGTAGCTTAATTTAAAAATGAAAAATTCTGATTCTATGAACATTCCTACACACAAACCACGTCCAATGATTGATCTGTTGGTGAGTATTGTCATTCCTTCGTTTATTTTGATGAAGTTGAGTGGCGACAGTGATCTTGGTGCGACTAATGCATTGATTGTTGCGCTGGCTTTCCCTTTGGGTTGGGGGCTGTTTGAGCTAGTTAAATACCGAAAAGTTAACTTTATTGCTATTTTAGGTTTAGTGAGCGTTTTGTTAACTGGTGGGATTGGTTTGTTAGAACTAGACTTAAAATGGTTGGCCATTAAAGAGGCGGCTATTCCTGCGATTATCGGTTTGGTTGTTTTAGGCTCTACCTTTACACGTTACCCATTAATCAAAACCTTACTTTACAACCCAGTGGTTTTAAACATTGAAAAAATTGAGCAGAAGTTGATAGAAAGCGACAACATAGCTAAATTTGAGAAACGACTTTCAAATGCGACCTATTTTTTAGCGGGTACGTTTGGATTTTCTGCGGTTATGAATTATCTTTTAGCCAAATGGGTGGTAACCAGTCCAACGGGGAGTGCTGCGTTTAATGAAGAACTTGGCCAAATGACGTTATTGAGTTATCCAGTGATTGCGATTCCTTCGATGTTGATGATGATGGCTATTTTCTATTACTTATGGCGAACTATACATGGAATGACGGGATTACCTTTGGAAGAAATAATGGTTTCATCTCAACAGAAAAAATGATTTTGAAGGACATAGAAACTGAAAAGTTTCTATGCAAAGCCAATAAAAAGGCTGAAATTTAATCGTCTAAAACGTCTAAAGATTATTCTCGAATTTGGAATAGAGTAAATCCAAATATAAAAAACACCATCACATCCCGCAAGAGGGTATAAAGGCGTGGTGGTTTTTTGTCTTTACAATCAGATAATTAAAAATGATTTAGTGGTATTCACCAGGCATTTCGTTTTTGTTAACCGTTACTTTACCCACTTTTTTGCCATTCATTCTTAACAGCTCATCACCAGAAAATTCGTAACCAAGCTTTAGTGCTACTCGTGCTACATCATCGGCAGTCAGTGAATTTAACACTTCGTTTTTAAGTGCAGGATCATCCTGCATTTTCTGTAAAAATGCTTCAAGTTGATCAAAAGCCATATTTAAAATTCCTGTTCTCGATAGTTAGCCCTACATTAGACAGGAAAACCCGTAAAGGTTTCAAGGAAATTTAATTATTATTTAAATGTTTAGGTTGTGAATGGTGCTAAATAATGAATACAAAGCATTGCATAACAAATCGATTAAGCTGATTTTGATCTTAGCCAAGTCAAAAGAGCAACCTTATTCAATAATCTCGAACCAGCAAGGTTTTATAGAGGCCTGGTTATTTATAAATTTACTAACGTTTTTTTAACAGGTGAAATGCGCTGAAATTCGCTATGTTTTGGTTTATGTGCTAACTTTCCTTAATTCTCAATAACACGTTGTTGTTTCATATTTCTCGAGGTTTTACATGTCATTTTCAAAGCTAGGATTATGTGATCCTATTTTAAAAGCCGTTGCTGATGTAGGTTATAAAAACCCTACAGAGATTCAAAAACAGGCGATTCCGATTATTTTATCTGGCAGAGACCTTATGGCCGCGGCGCAGACGGGAACAGGTAAAACGGCTAGTTTTGTTTTACCTCTGTTAGAAAAGCTGAATACTGAAGAGAAATTACGCAGTCGCTCTATCAAAGCGCTTATTTTGGTTCCTACTCGTGAACTAGCTGTGCAGGTTGAGGCGAATATTGCCCAATATGCAAAGTATCTGAATGTGAGTTCATTGGCCATTTATGGCGGGGTGGATTCCGAAGCTCAAAAAGATCGCTTATTGGAAGGTGTCGATATTTTGGTTGCCACGCCAGGTAGGTTGTTAGATATGGTGTACCAACGTGCTCTGTATTTTAATGATTTGGAATTTTTAGTATTAGATGAAGCCGATAGAATGCTGGATATGGGCTTTATTGACGATATTCATAAAATCATTGATCGTTTGCCAAGTGATCGTCAGAGCTTGCTGTTTTCAGCAACATTAACGGATGATGTGCGTTATTTGGCAGATACAGTTTACGATGATGCCGCTGAAATATCGGTTTCTCCTAAAAAGAAGGCCGCTGCCAAAATTGACCAGTGGTTGATTACGGTGGATAAAGATAAAAAGTCCGCATTATTAAGTCACTTGATTAATGAACAGCAGTGGGATCAGGCATTGATTTTTGTAGAGAAAAAACACTCTGCGGCTAAACTGGTAAGTCAGCTGGAAAAGCGTGGCATTACAGCAGATTCCATTCATAGTGGCAGAAGCCAGGCGATGCGTGAACAGATATTGGCTGATTTTGAAGCGGGTAAATTAAAGTTTTTAATTGCTACTGGTATTGCTGCTCGCGGTATTGATATAGACGATTTGAGTAGGGTAGTGAACTACGATTTACCTTACCCAAGTGAAGAGTATGTTCACCGAATTGGTCGAACAGGTCGTGCTGGTGCTTCAGGTGAAGCAATCTCTTTGGTATCAAAAGATGATTTTAAAAACCTCTGTTCGATAGAAAGTCTATTGGGGCAGGTTATTAAACGCAAAGAGATTGAAGGTTTTCCTGTAAAAAAAGTCGTACCTATCTCCATTTTGAATTACAAGCGTTAGAGAACAACTGAACTGGTCATAATATTCAATAAAAACAATGTGATGTTGTCTTTTCTGAAAAGTTCATAATGAATATTCGTTCTATCAAACATGCATAAGAGTTTTAATTGAGTACTATCTTGATTCCAATTAAGTTTAAAGGCTTTGATATTAGAAGAGCGTTCGATAAGTCTGTTAAACTGCTGTAAAAGACTGATTGGCAAACTAAAAAACATAGTTCCCGCACCACTTAATATTAAACGTTAGGAATAGAAAATGATTAAGCTTACGGTTAATGGCAGATTTGTTGAAGTAGAAGATGGTGCGACCTTGCTTGACGCCACAAGAGAAGCAGGCGTTTACGTCCCAACTCTCTGTTATTACCCTCGTTTGCCATCACACGCCGTATGCCGAATGTGTCTGGTTGATGTAAAAGGTGAGAAAACGCCACAACCCTCTTGTGTCACCAAGGCAAAAGATGGGGATATCATTGATACTGACTCTGAATCATTACAAGCATTTCGTAAAACCGATGCAGAATGGCTTTTAGCACGTCATCCAAATGATTGCATGCAATGTGAAGTGAATGGTTCATGCAAATTTCAGAATCTGGTAAATGATTTTCAACTAGAGGATCATTGGGAAAAGATTCCAAGAGGTTCACAAGCACATCCAGAGCATAAATTAACGGATCATACCTCACCGAGTATTTGGCAAGACTTGTCCAAGTGTATTGAGTGCGGTTTGTGTGTTGAGGCATGTGGAGATTCCGGTCAACAGCAACATGTCATCGGATTTGCTGAGCGAGGCTCAGGTCGAATGCCCGTCACGGTTTTTGATAAACCGCTATCTGAAACGAATTGTATTTCTTGTGGTCAATGCACCCTTGTGTGCCCAGTAGGCGCGTTGATTGAGACGCCTCATTGGCATGATGTTTTACATACTTTAGATTCGCATAGGCGTATTTCTGCAGTACAAGTTGCACCTGCAACACGTATTGCTATTAGCGAAGAGTTTGGTATGAAGCCAGGTACGGTGAGCACGGGCAGAATGATTAATGCCTTACGACAGATTGGTTTTGATTATGTGTTTGATACAAACTTTGCAGCTGATTTGACCATTATGGAAGAGGCTACAGAGTTTTTAACGCGTTTTAAAGAACAGAAAAATTTACCGCTTTTCACTTCTTGTTGCCCAGCCTGGGTGAATTGGCTAGAGATTAACCGGCCTGATCTATTAACACATTTGAGTACCACAAAATCGCCACAACAGATGCACGGTGCATTAACTAAACGTGGCGCATTTGCACATTCATTGGGTGCTGAATTTACAGAGGGTAAAACAGAACCTTATGTTGTGAGTATTATGCCTTGTACAGCTAAAAAGGATGAATCTGTCAGGCCTGGTGTTTCTGGTGATTTGGATCATGTTTTAACAACACGTGAACTGGCTAGAATGATTAAAGCACGTGGCATTCCATTTAGTGCGCTACCAGAAGATGGTAAATTTGATAATCCATTAGGTGAAAGCACGGGTGCAGGGCAAATTTTTGGTGCATCGGGTGGTGTAATGGAAGCGGTTGTTAGAACCGCCTCTCACTTTATAGGAAAGGAAGATTCGATGCCGTTAGATTGGCATCAATTACGCGGTGTTGTTAAGGACGTTAAGACAGCTGAGATTCCTGGTGTAGGTAAGGTTGCCATATGCAATGGAATTGCAGCAGCGCAACGTATGTTAAAGACAGAAGCATGGCGAGATGAGTTTGTAGCGATTGAAGTGATGTCTTGTGTTGGTGGCTGTCTAGGTGGTGGTGGTGAGCCTAAATCGATGGATCCTCTGATTCTTGAAAAACGTATGCACTCTATTTATGAGATTGATAAAGGTTCTCCAAGAAGACGTTCCTACGAAAATCAGGATATTCAAAAGCTTTATGCCACTGAGTTAGACAAGCCTAATTCACCTCAGGCGCACGCGTTATTGCATACCCATTATGCCGCACGTCATTCAAAGCGTTTGCTGTTGATGCAGTTTTTAGACTGCGTTGACCGCAGAGATGGTGAAACGGCGGGCAAATTGTTTCATCCGCAAGGAGTGTGGTCAACAGCTTCTGTATTTGGAGATGTTCAAGGTGTTGAGAATGTTGCTGAATTGATTAATAGCAAATTACCTCCGCGACAATATGGTCCGAGTTATCAGAGGCATAAAATGGCTAATGCTGCAGACATAGAAGACTTAACGGTAGTGACACCAAATGGTGAACGCTGTCGGTTTACTATGGAACTTGAAACCTTGCAGGAGGGCAATACTTCTAAAGCATTCATTTTGTCGTTGGCAAGAGAAGTGTTGTAAAGATGACTTCTAAAATAGCTTATAAACTTACCAGGCCTGTATTCTCCCTTGTGGGGAGAGGTAGTTTTAAATTGATTAAGCCGTAGTTGCAATTTACATACTTTGAAAAGTCATCAGGTATTAAGTTTTTGGGGCTCCTGAAACCCGAATTAACTGTCTTTAATAAGAATTATTCATGATAATTTTTTTGTGCCAAAAGCCGTATTCCTTTATACTTCTCTAAAAAAATAGATAAGGAATTTAAATGAGTTTATATACAGAATACATGGATGAAATCGAGACTCGTAACAAAGAGCTTGGATTACACCCTAAACCGATTGATAGCGCTGAATTACTTTCTGAGATTATTGCCCAAGTTAAAGATACTGGGAATAAGTATCGCGAAGACTCTCTGAAATTCTTTATCTACAACACGCTACCAGGTACTACGCCAGCCGCAGTTGTGAAAGCACAATTCCTAAAAGAGATTATTTTAGGCGAAGAGAAAGTTGCTGAAATTACGCCAGATTTTGCTTTTGAGCTGTTATCACACATGAAAGGTGGACCTTCAATAAAAGTCCTTCTGGATTTAGCGCTTTCTAGTGACGAACAGGTTTCTAACCCAGCCGCTGAGGTTTTAAAGACTCAAGTTTTCCTATATGAAGCAGATACTGACCGTCTTGAAGCCGCATACAAAGATGGTAATAAAATCGCTAAAGATATTCTTGAGAGTTACGCTCGTGCAGATTTCTTTACCAAGCTTCCGCAGCTTCCTGAAGAAATTAAGGTTGTCACTTATGTTGCAGCGGAGGGGGATATCTCTACTGATTTACTTTCTCCAGGTAATCAAGCGCACTCTCGCTCAGACCGTGAACTTCATGGACAATGTCTGATTACGCCTGAAGCTCAAGCTAAAATTAAAGAATTACAAAAAGCCAACCCTGATGCAAAAGTGATGTTGGTTGCAGATAAAGGCACCATGGGTGTAGGTTCTTCTCGTATGTCTGGGGTGAATAACGTCGCTCTTTGGACAGGTGAGCCAATCAGCCCTTATGTTCCGTTTGTAAACAAAGCGCCAATTGTTGCAGGTACAAACGGTATTTCGCCTATCTTTCTAACTACGGTTGATGTAACAGGTGGTATTGGTCTTGATTTGAAAAACTGGGTTAAAAAGACTGGTGCGGATGGTAAGCCTGTTTTAGATGAAAATGGTGATGCGGTTCTGGAGCAAGCATATTCGGTTGATACTGGATCGGTTCTAACCATCAACACCAAAGAGAAAAAACTTTATAACGGTGATAAAGAGCTAGTTGATATTTCTGCTTCATTTACACCGCAAAAAATTGAATTTATGCGCGCAGGTGGTTCTTACGCGGTGGTTTTTGGTAAAAAACTACAAACTTTTGCAGCCGAAACATTAGGTGTAGAAACGCCACTCGTATTTGCTCCAGCTAAAGAGATTTCACATCCTGGTCAGGGACTAACCGCGGTTGAAAAAATATTCAACCGCAACGCGGTTGGTGTTAAGTCAAAAATGCCTCTGCACACTGGATCGGATATTCGTGTAAAAGTGAATATTGTTGGCTCACAAGATACAACAGGTTTAATGACAGCTCAAGAGCTTGAAGCAATGGCAGCAACGGTTATTTCTCCAACGGTAGATGGCGCTTATCAATCTGGTTGTCATACTGCTTCTGTTTGGGATTCTAAAGCACAGGTTAACATTCCTAAGTTAATGAGCTTTATGCACAACTTCGGCATGATTACGGGTCGTGATCCTAAGGGTGTCTATCACCCGATGACAGATGTAATCCATAAAGTACTCAACGATATTACGGTTGATGAGAGAGATATCATTATTGGTGGTGACTCGCATACTCGTATGTCAAAAGGTGTCGCATTCGGAGCGGATTCAGGAACGGTTGCTTTAGCTTTGGCAACGGGTGAAGCGACTATGCCTATTCCAGATTCGGTAAAAGTGACTTTCAAAGGTCATATGAAAAGCCATATGGATTTCCGTGATGTGGTTCATGCTACGCAGGCTCAGATGTTGAAGCAGTTTGGTGAAAACGTCTTCCAAGGACGCATTATTGAAGTGCAAATCGGAACTTTGCTTGCTGACCAGGCCTTTACCTTTACGGACTGGACAGCTGAAATGAAGGCGAAGGCATCAATCAATATCTCTGAAGACGATACCTTAATCGAATCTTTAGAAATTGCCAAAAGCCGTATTCAAATCATGATCGATAAAGGCATGGATAATGACATTCATATGCTTCAAGGTTTGGTTGATAAAGCCAACAAACGTATTGCTGACATCAAGTCGGGAGAGCAGCCAGCGTTAAGACCGGATGAAAACGCGAAGTACTATGCTGAGTTAGTGGTCGATTTAGATCAAATTGATGAGCCAATGATTGCCGATCCAGATGTCAATAACCCTGATCCTTCAAAACGTTATACGCATGATTCGATTCGTGGGCTTTCTTCTTACGGTGGAACTAAGCAGGTGGACCTTGGTTTTGTTGGTTCGTGTATGGTTCACAAGGGCGATATGCAAATCATTGCACAGATGATGCGAAATTTAGAAGCTAAGAATGGTTCGGTTGAGTTTAAAGCGCCTCTGGTTATCGCGCCACCAACTTACAATATTGTTGACGAGCTGAAAGCCGAAGGTGACTGGGAAATTCTTCAGAAGTATGCTGGTTTTGAATTTGATGACAG contains these protein-coding regions:
- a CDS encoding cold-shock protein → MAKGIIKRFDFRKGFGFIVDDKTGEDLFFHKTAWQGDGPIRQGLAVKFVNKDSEKGPQADSVIPLDGGKTRKKKPAAKPASLEERVASLESSVVTWKTLTLLSLVGVITLAVLTVF
- a CDS encoding VC0807 family protein, encoding MKNSDSMNIPTHKPRPMIDLLVSIVIPSFILMKLSGDSDLGATNALIVALAFPLGWGLFELVKYRKVNFIAILGLVSVLLTGGIGLLELDLKWLAIKEAAIPAIIGLVVLGSTFTRYPLIKTLLYNPVVLNIEKIEQKLIESDNIAKFEKRLSNATYFLAGTFGFSAVMNYLLAKWVVTSPTGSAAFNEELGQMTLLSYPVIAIPSMLMMMAIFYYLWRTIHGMTGLPLEEIMVSSQQKK
- a CDS encoding Nif11-like leader peptide family natural product precursor, which gives rise to MAFDQLEAFLQKMQDDPALKNEVLNSLTADDVARVALKLGYEFSGDELLRMNGKKVGKVTVNKNEMPGEYH
- a CDS encoding DEAD/DEAH box helicase, translated to MSFSKLGLCDPILKAVADVGYKNPTEIQKQAIPIILSGRDLMAAAQTGTGKTASFVLPLLEKLNTEEKLRSRSIKALILVPTRELAVQVEANIAQYAKYLNVSSLAIYGGVDSEAQKDRLLEGVDILVATPGRLLDMVYQRALYFNDLEFLVLDEADRMLDMGFIDDIHKIIDRLPSDRQSLLFSATLTDDVRYLADTVYDDAAEISVSPKKKAAAKIDQWLITVDKDKKSALLSHLINEQQWDQALIFVEKKHSAAKLVSQLEKRGITADSIHSGRSQAMREQILADFEAGKLKFLIATGIAARGIDIDDLSRVVNYDLPYPSEEYVHRIGRTGRAGASGEAISLVSKDDFKNLCSIESLLGQVIKRKEIEGFPVKKVVPISILNYKR
- a CDS encoding [FeFe] hydrogenase, group A; translated protein: MIKLTVNGRFVEVEDGATLLDATREAGVYVPTLCYYPRLPSHAVCRMCLVDVKGEKTPQPSCVTKAKDGDIIDTDSESLQAFRKTDAEWLLARHPNDCMQCEVNGSCKFQNLVNDFQLEDHWEKIPRGSQAHPEHKLTDHTSPSIWQDLSKCIECGLCVEACGDSGQQQHVIGFAERGSGRMPVTVFDKPLSETNCISCGQCTLVCPVGALIETPHWHDVLHTLDSHRRISAVQVAPATRIAISEEFGMKPGTVSTGRMINALRQIGFDYVFDTNFAADLTIMEEATEFLTRFKEQKNLPLFTSCCPAWVNWLEINRPDLLTHLSTTKSPQQMHGALTKRGAFAHSLGAEFTEGKTEPYVVSIMPCTAKKDESVRPGVSGDLDHVLTTRELARMIKARGIPFSALPEDGKFDNPLGESTGAGQIFGASGGVMEAVVRTASHFIGKEDSMPLDWHQLRGVVKDVKTAEIPGVGKVAICNGIAAAQRMLKTEAWRDEFVAIEVMSCVGGCLGGGGEPKSMDPLILEKRMHSIYEIDKGSPRRRSYENQDIQKLYATELDKPNSPQAHALLHTHYAARHSKRLLLMQFLDCVDRRDGETAGKLFHPQGVWSTASVFGDVQGVENVAELINSKLPPRQYGPSYQRHKMANAADIEDLTVVTPNGERCRFTMELETLQEGNTSKAFILSLAREVL
- a CDS encoding bifunctional aconitate hydratase 2/2-methylisocitrate dehydratase, encoding MSLYTEYMDEIETRNKELGLHPKPIDSAELLSEIIAQVKDTGNKYREDSLKFFIYNTLPGTTPAAVVKAQFLKEIILGEEKVAEITPDFAFELLSHMKGGPSIKVLLDLALSSDEQVSNPAAEVLKTQVFLYEADTDRLEAAYKDGNKIAKDILESYARADFFTKLPQLPEEIKVVTYVAAEGDISTDLLSPGNQAHSRSDRELHGQCLITPEAQAKIKELQKANPDAKVMLVADKGTMGVGSSRMSGVNNVALWTGEPISPYVPFVNKAPIVAGTNGISPIFLTTVDVTGGIGLDLKNWVKKTGADGKPVLDENGDAVLEQAYSVDTGSVLTINTKEKKLYNGDKELVDISASFTPQKIEFMRAGGSYAVVFGKKLQTFAAETLGVETPLVFAPAKEISHPGQGLTAVEKIFNRNAVGVKSKMPLHTGSDIRVKVNIVGSQDTTGLMTAQELEAMAATVISPTVDGAYQSGCHTASVWDSKAQVNIPKLMSFMHNFGMITGRDPKGVYHPMTDVIHKVLNDITVDERDIIIGGDSHTRMSKGVAFGADSGTVALALATGEATMPIPDSVKVTFKGHMKSHMDFRDVVHATQAQMLKQFGENVFQGRIIEVQIGTLLADQAFTFTDWTAEMKAKASINISEDDTLIESLEIAKSRIQIMIDKGMDNDIHMLQGLVDKANKRIADIKSGEQPALRPDENAKYYAELVVDLDQIDEPMIADPDVNNPDPSKRYTHDSIRGLSSYGGTKQVDLGFVGSCMVHKGDMQIIAQMMRNLEAKNGSVEFKAPLVIAPPTYNIVDELKAEGDWEILQKYAGFEFDDSAPKDAARTKYENIMYLERPGCNLCMGNQEKAEKGDTVMATSTRLFEGRVVEDSTEKKGESLLASTPVVVLSTILGRTPTLDEYKEAVKGIHLTDFAPPVKELSTAPATIEFNI